One stretch of Saccharomonospora xinjiangensis XJ-54 DNA includes these proteins:
- a CDS encoding enoyl-CoA hydratase family protein, which translates to MADELVHYTTAAGVATITLDSPHNRNALSAQLRSEFAVGLDRAIDDDAVRVIVLAHTGPVFCAGMDLKEAKGAGAGQQGVNEFPALLQRLWTSPKPVVAKLAGHARAGGVGLVAATDIAVAAESATFAFTEVRIGVVPAVISVPVLPRLNARAAHELFLTGEKFDARRAAEIGLLNAAVPADELDAAVDRYVTSLTLGGPTALAATKNLLQGETARAMPETFERMLALSAEFFASEEGQEGITAFGEKRKPNWVPESS; encoded by the coding sequence ATGGCAGACGAACTGGTGCACTACACCACCGCTGCGGGAGTCGCCACGATCACCCTGGACTCTCCGCACAACCGCAACGCGCTGTCCGCTCAGCTGCGATCGGAATTCGCCGTCGGCCTGGACAGGGCGATCGACGACGACGCCGTGCGCGTGATCGTGCTCGCGCACACCGGCCCCGTCTTCTGCGCGGGTATGGACCTCAAGGAGGCGAAGGGCGCCGGTGCGGGGCAGCAAGGGGTGAATGAGTTCCCCGCGCTGCTGCAACGGCTGTGGACGAGCCCGAAGCCGGTCGTGGCCAAACTGGCAGGCCACGCGAGGGCTGGCGGTGTGGGTCTGGTCGCCGCCACCGACATCGCGGTCGCTGCCGAGAGCGCCACGTTCGCGTTCACCGAGGTGCGGATTGGTGTGGTACCGGCGGTGATCTCGGTACCCGTGCTCCCCCGTCTCAACGCCAGGGCCGCGCACGAGCTGTTCCTCACGGGCGAGAAGTTCGACGCACGGCGCGCGGCTGAGATCGGCCTCCTCAATGCCGCCGTTCCCGCCGACGAACTCGACGCCGCGGTGGACCGCTACGTCACCTCGCTCACGCTGGGCGGGCCCACCGCCCTCGCGGCGACGAAGAACCTGTTGCAGGGCGAGACGGCACGCGCGATGCCCGAGACGTTCGAGCGCATGCTGGCGCTGTCCGCCGAGTTCTTCGCCAGCGAGGAAGGCCAGGAAGGCATCACGGCGTTCGGCGAGAAGCGCAAGCCGAACTGGGTTCCCGAGAGCTCCTGA
- a CDS encoding barstar family protein: MTVRPKLDSKTLADQARARGAYPHVVDTAAYPDRGGTLDAIASALSLPEHFGRSLDTFYDGLTDLSWLPPGEHVLIWRAADVLKRADPRSYLAVHGVLSDAQRALNPRQGRRDGRSLTVVLAD, encoded by the coding sequence GTGACGGTCCGACCCAAGCTGGATTCGAAAACGCTCGCCGACCAGGCGCGCGCTCGGGGCGCGTACCCGCACGTGGTGGACACGGCGGCGTATCCCGATCGCGGCGGCACGCTCGACGCGATCGCCTCCGCCCTGTCGCTGCCCGAGCACTTCGGTCGCAGCCTCGACACGTTCTACGACGGGCTGACCGACCTGTCGTGGCTTCCGCCCGGCGAGCACGTGTTGATCTGGCGCGCAGCCGACGTGCTCAAGCGCGCCGATCCCAGGTCCTACCTCGCCGTGCACGGCGTGCTCTCCGACGCGCAGCGCGCGCTGAACCCCAGGCAGGGGCGGCGCGACGGGCGCAGCCTCACCGTGGTACTCGCCGACTGA